In Vigna unguiculata cultivar IT97K-499-35 chromosome 3, ASM411807v1, whole genome shotgun sequence, a single genomic region encodes these proteins:
- the LOC114178134 gene encoding serine/threonine-protein kinase RIPK-like, with product MTIGWGSIFSSCFRSESVSPSPKPTTKEVATKGGSSSNRVSIMDLSFPGSTLSEDLSVSLVGSNLHVFSLAELKIITQSFSSSNFLGEGGFGPVHKGFIDDKVRPGLEAQPVAVKLLDLDGSQGHKEWLTEVVFLGQLRHQHLVKLIGYCCEEEHRLLVYEYLPRGSLENQLFRRFTASLPWSTRMKIAAGAAKGLAFLHEAKKPVIYRDFKASNILLDSDYNAKLSDFGLAKDGPEGDDTHVSTRVMGTQGYAAPEYIMTGHLTAMSDVYSFGVVLLEILTGRRSVDKGRPPREQNLVEWARPVLNDPRKLGRIMDPRLEGQYSEVGARKAAALAYQCLSHRPRSRPLMSTVVSVLEPLKDFDDVPIGPFVYTVPTDHNETPKEVETPKDRKRDHHKNGHRHHDHDEANKDANGHHHHHRNRRHNRPHPLKSPKTPVSSSESHNSEHRNARRSGSNSPDTPIASEAQGSMA from the exons ATGACAATCGGATGGGGTTCGATCTTCTCTAGTTGTTTCAGGAGTGAGTCTGTCTCTCCTTCTCCCAAGCCCACCACCAAAGAGGTGGCTACAAAGGGTGGCTCTTCTTCCAACAGGGTCTCCATCATGGACTTGAGTTTTCCTGGCTCAACGCTTTCGGAGGATCTATCCGTTTCTTTAGTTGGGTCTAATCTCCATGTTTTTTCACTCGCCGAGCTCAAGATCATCACACAGAGTTTCTCTTCGAGTAACTTTTTAGGAGAAGGAGGTTTTGGACCTGTCCACAAGGGCTTCATTGATGACAAGGTTAGGCCTGGCCTCGAGGCTCAGCCGGTGGCCGTCAAGCTCTTGGACTTGGACGGTTCTCAGGGCCACAAAGAGTGGTTG ACGGAAGTTGTGTTTCTGGGTCAACTGAGGCATCAACATCTGGTGAAGTTGATTGGATATTGCTGTGAAGAAGAACACAGGCTTCTGGTATATGAATATCTACCACGAGGCAGCTTAGAGAATCAACTATTTAGAA GATTTACGGCATCGTTACCATGGTCAACAAGAATGAAAATTGCAGCGGGAGCTGCAAAGGGTCTAGCCTTTCTACACGAAGCAAAAAAACCAGTCATTtatagagatttcaaagcttcaaaCATACTGTTAGACTCT GATTATAATGCAAAGCTCTCTGATTTTGGCTTGGCAAAAGATGGTCCCGAAGGAGATGACACACACGTTTCAACTAGAGTGATGGGCACACAGGGGTATGCGGCCCCAGAATACATCATGACAG GACACTTGACAGCAATGAGTGATGTATACAGTTTTGGAGTTGTTCTATTGGAGATTCTAACAGGAAGAAGATCAGTGGACAAAGGGCGCCCCCCAAGAGAACAAAATCTGGTGGAATGGGCCAGACCTGTTCTGAATGATCCCCGGAAACTGGGTCGAATAATGGATCCAAGACTTGAGGGACAGTATTCTGAGGTAGGGGCAAGAAAAGCAGCTGCATTGGCTTACCAATGTCTCAGCCACAGGCCAAGAAGCAGACCCTTGATGAGCACTGTGGTTAGTGTTCTTGAGCCTCTTAAGGACTTCGATGATGTTCCAATTGGACCCTTTGTTTACACTGTTCCTACTGATCATAATGAAACGCCAAAAGAGGTTGAAACACCAAAGGATAGGAAGAGGGATCATCACAAGAACGGTCATAGACATCATGATCACGATGAGGCCAATAAAGATGCAAATGgtcaccatcaccaccaccgaAATCGTCGCCACAATAGGCCTCATCCACTTAAATCACCCAAGACACCAGTTTCATCATCAGAGTCACACAATAGTGAACACCGAAATGCTAGAAGAAGTGGCTCAAATTCACCTGATACCCCCATTGCATCAGAAGCACAAGGAAGCATGGCCtag